The proteins below are encoded in one region of Hordeum vulgare subsp. vulgare chromosome 3H, MorexV3_pseudomolecules_assembly, whole genome shotgun sequence:
- the LOC123440337 gene encoding 1-aminocyclopropane-1-carboxylate oxidase homolog 1-like translates to MASAVDYSQREMEIKAFDESKAGVKGLVDAGVTKLPTMFIHPPESLLSSSLPEDDERLHKVRSLRFPVIDLSGFGSSESRKEIVEEMKKAAESWGFFQLVNHGIPLGVIEGVQRGIRAFHELPREEKARWYSRDFAQKVNFFSFHGDFKVTTPADWRDTLSCKVLEDPASFEAIPQICREEVRGYMKGIDGVVRKLSELLSEALGLGSDYLATTRCFNARSMACHYFPICPEPHLTMGGTKHTDLGFLTLLLQDSVGGLQVLHQDVWIDVPPVKGALLANIGDMMQIITNGGFKSVEHRVLLRPTEQPRISIACFLSTDDLDRPYGPIKELLSEDNHPIYDQVIFQEYMKKYKL, encoded by the exons ATGGCGTCAGCTGTGGATTACAGCCAGcgtgagatggagatcaaagcatTCGACGAAAGCAAAGCCGGCGTCAAAGGGCTCGTCGACGCCGGCGTCACAAAGCTTCCCACCATGTTCATACACCCTCCAGAGAGCCTCCTCAGCTCCTCACTCCCCGAAGACGACGAGCGTCTCCACAAGGTTCGCAGCCTTCGATTCCCGGTGATTGATCTCAGCGGGTTCGGTTCCTCGGAGAGCCGAAAGGAGATCgtggaggagatgaagaaagCAGCCGAGTCATGGGGATTCTTCCAGCTGGTGAACCATGGGATCCCTCTCGGCGTCATCGAGGGAGTCCAGAGAGGTATCCGAGCTTTCCATGAGCTTCCTCGGGAGGAGAAGGCAAGGTGGTACTCGCGGGACTTCGCTCAGAAGGTTAACTTCTTCAGCTTTCATGGAGATTTCAAGGTGACGACCCCGGCCGACTGGAGAGACACCTTGTCTTGCAAGGTTCTTGAGGACCCTGCTAGCTTTGAAGCAATACCACAAATCTGCAG AGAAGAAGTCAGAGGGTACATGAAAGGCATCGATGGAGTTGTGAGGAAGTTGTCTGAGTTATTATCAGAAGCTTTAGGTCTTGGAAGTGATTATCTAGCGACCACAAGATGCTTCAACGCAAGGTCAATGGCGTGTCACTATTTTCCGATATGTCCAGAGCCACATTTGACCATGGGTGGGACCAAGCATACCGATCTTGGGTTTCTCACCTTGCTCCTCCAAGACAGTGTCGGTGGCCTTCAAGTTCTTCATCAAGATGTTTGGATTGATGTTCCTCCAGTCAAGGGTGCGTTGCTGGCAAATATTGGTGACATGATGCAG ATTATTACAAACGGGGGGTTCAAGAGCGTGGAGCACCGAGTTCTCCTCAGACCAACTGAGCAGCCACGTATCTCAATTGCGTGCTTTTTGAGCACTGATGATCTTGATAGGCCATATGGGCCAATAAAGGAGCTTTTATCAGAAGATAATCATCCCATTTATGACCAAGTCATATTCCAGGAATACATGAAGAAGTATAAATTATAA
- the LOC123440338 gene encoding cyclic nucleotide-gated ion channel 4-like encodes MPTGLSVPRSSSSSPSSSSAAASPHGGLYRPGGEREKRTPSGGKRGRRLAAIGPRARWAREWDRAYLLACAAGLMVDPLFLYAVSVSGPLMCVFLDGWFAAAVTALRCMVDALHAWNLLLRLRTACAPGQEEEDDGDGDEEAQRVGGAAAPARLPRSKKGGLLLDVFVILPVMQVVIWMAIPAMIRAGSTTSVMTVLMVSFLFEYLPKIYHSVRFLRRMQNVAGYIFGTIWWGIALNLMAYFVAAHAVGACWYLLGAQRATKCLREQYCAGSSGAGCAAGALACAEPLYYGGASRLVGADRLAWGRNASARATCLDSGDEYQYGAYKWTVMLVANPSRLEKILLPIFWGLMTLSTFGNLASTTEWSEIVFNIVTITGGLILVTMLIGNIKVFLNATTSKKQAMHTRLRSVEWWMKRKNLPQSFRHRVRQQERQRWAATRGVDECRIVRDLPEGLRRDIKYHLCLDLVRQVPLFHHMDDLVLDNICDRVKSLVFPKGEVIVREGDPVRRMVFIVRGHLESSQALRNGGTSCCMLGPGNFSGDELLSWCLRRPFQERLPAASSTLATLESTEAFGLEAGDVKYVTQHFRYTFANEKVRRSARYYSHGWRTWAAVAVQLAWRRYKHRKTLTSLSFIRPRRPLSRCSSLGEEKLRLYTALLTSPKPNQDDLLL; translated from the exons ATGCCGACCGGCCTCTCCGTGCCGcgctcctcgtcgtcctcgccatcttcctcctccgccgccgcgtcCCCTCACGGCGGACTGTACAGGCCGGGAGGCGAGCGCGAGAAGAGGACGCCCTCAGGCGGCAAGCGcgggcggcggctggcggcgatCGGGCCGCGGGCGAGGTGGGCGCGGGAGTGGGACCGGGCGTACCTCCTGGCGTGCGCGGCGGGGCTCATGGTCGACCCGCTCTTCCTCTACGCCGTGTCCGTCAGCGGCCCGCTCATGTGCGTCTTCCTCGACGGCTGGTTCGCCGCCGCGGTCACCGCGCTCCGGTGCATGGTGGACGCCCTGCACGCCTGGAACCTGCTGCTGCGGCTCCGGACGGCGTGCGCGCCcggacaggaggaggaggacgacggcgacggcgacgaggaggcgcagCGCGTCGGCGGCGCCGCGGCGCCGGCTCGGCTGCCGAGGTCCAAGAAAGGGGGCCTCCTCCTGGACGTGTTCGTCATTCTTCCGGTGATGCAG GTGGTGATCTGGATGGCGATACCGGCGATGATACGCGCGGGGTCGACGACGTCGGTGATGACGGTGCTGATGGTGTCGTTCCTGTTCGAGTACCTGCCCAAGATCTACCACTCGGTCCGCTTCCTCCGCCGGATGCAGAACGTCGCCGGCTACATCTTCGGCACCATCTGGTGGGGCATCGCGCTCAACCTCATGGCCTACTTCGTCGCCGCCCAC GCGGTGGGCGCGTGCTGGTACTTGCTCGGGGCGCAGCGGGCCACCAAGTGCCTGAGGGAGCAGTACTGCGCCGGGAGCAGCGGCGCCGGGTGCGCGGCCGGCGCACTGGCGTGCGCGGAGCCGCTCTACTACGGCGGCGCCAGCAGGCTGGTGGGCGCGGACAGGCTCGCCTGGGGCCGCAACGCCAGCGCCAGGGCGACGTGCCTCGACAGCGGCGACGAGTACCAGTACGGCGCCTACAAGTGGACCGTCATGCTCGTCGCCAACCCCAGCCGGCTCGAGAAGATCCTCCTCCCCATCTTCTGGGGCCTCATGACACTCAG CACGTTTGGGAACCTGGCGAGCACGACGGAGTGGTCGGAGATCGTGTTCAACATCGTCACCATCACCGGCGGCCTGATCCTCGTCACCATGCTGATCGGGAACATCAAGGTGTTCCTGAACGCGACCACGTCCAAGAAGCAGGCGATGCACACGCGGCTGCGGAGCGTGGAGTGGTGGATGAAGCGCAAGAACCTGCCGCAGAGCTTCCGGCACCGCGTGCGGCAGCAGGAGCGGCAGCGGTGGGCGGCGACGCGGGGTGTCGACGAGTGCCGCATCGTGCGCGACCTCCCCGAGGGCCTCCGGCGGGACATCAAGTACCACCTCTGCCTCGACCTCGTCCGCCAGGTGCCGCTCTTCCACCACATGGACGACCTCGTGCTCGACAACATCTGCGACAGGGTCAAGTCCCTCGTCTTCCCCAAGGGAGAAGTG ATCGTGAGGGAAGGCGACCCGGTGCGGAGGATGGTGTTCATCGTGCGGGGGCACCTGGAGAGCAGCCAGGCGCTGCGGAACGGCGGGACGAGCTGCTGCATGCTGGGGCCGGGGAACTTCAGCGGGGACGAGCTGCTGTCGTGGTGCCTGCGGCGGCCGTTCCAGGAGCGGCTGCCGGCGGCGTCGTCGACGCTGGCGACGCTGGAGAGCACGGAGGCGTTCGGGCTGGAGGCGGGGGACGTCAAGTACGTGACGCAGCACTTCCGCTACACCTTCGCCAACGAGAAGGTGCGGCGGAGCGCGCGCTACTACTCGCACGGGTGGCGCACCTGGGCGGCCGTGGCGGTGCAGCTCGCGTGGCGGcggtacaagcaccgcaagacgcTCACCTCGCTCTCCTTCATCCGGCCGCGGAGGCCGCTGTCCAGGTGCTCCTCGCTCGGGGAGGAGAAGCTGCGGCTCTACACCGCGCTGCTCACCTCGCCGAAGCCCAACCAGGACGACCTGCTGCTCTGA
- the LOC123444572 gene encoding eukaryotic translation initiation factor 3 subunit L-like: MPAAAAAAAASGTVATSYSDHIPDSVKGFVSDLYRSIRGGDVFGANQLYDGDFHRLSDRVYRDARWPSAKAVAPYCDDDHVFLLLYSELTSRHAHARLPGLTVTHRADSWDTYCSLFAVVLENVVTMQLPNQWLWDMVDGFVSQFQRFCQYRTKLEDKTEEEIGLLKRFDKAWNVYGVLNYLKALVENSMIRETLEREEGLEQFTITNGYEHKQGGSNVLKMLGYYSMIGLLRVHCLIGDYHTGLKCLLPIDIGQQGVYTNVTGSYISTIYYYGFANFMMHRYADVIHQFNKILLYILKYKQNHEKSPQYDLLLKKNGQMYALLAICLSLCPQNNLIDENVGIELKGKYGTEMEKMLRCDGVAYHDELFSFACPKFIAAWPPVLEEPFTDYNQDVYRLQLKLFLDEVKQHQFLGDIRSFLKVFSAITIGKLAQHMKLNEDSLRTILLAYTRKTHAVDNYGKITSSADFDFYIDEEIIHATESKSSKHHRDYFLTHISKLEEVIGELGKVQFSGACDFPSEEA; this comes from the exons atgcccgccgccgccgccgccgccgccgcctccgggaCGGTCGCGACTTCCTACAGCGACCACATCCCCGACTCCGTCAAGGGCTTCGTTTCCGACCTCTACCGCTCCATCCGCGGCGGCGACGTGTTCGGCGCCAACCAGCTGTACGATGGCGACTTCCACCGCCTCTCCGACCGCGTCTACCGCGACGCGCGCTGGCCGTCCGCCAAGGCCGTCGCGCCCTACTGCGACGACGAccacgtcttcctcctcctctacaGCGAGCTCACGTCCCGCCACGCCCACGCGCGCCTCCCAGGCCTCACCGTCACGCACCGCGCCGACTCCTGGGACACCTACTGCTCCCTCTTCGCCGTCGTCCTCGAGAACGTCGTCACCATGCAGCTGCCCAACCAGTGGCTCTGGGACATGGTCGATGGGTTCGTGTCCCAGTTCCAGAGATTCTGCCAGTACCGCACCAAACTCGAGGACAAGACCGAGGAGGAGATCGGCCTACTCAAGCGCTTCGACAAG GCATGGAATGTGTATGGGGTTCTTAATTACTTGAAGGCACTGGTGGAGAATTCGATGATCAGAGAGACcctggagagggaggaggggcttGAGCAGTTCACGATCACGAATGGGTATGAGCACAAGCAGGGTGGGAGCAATGTGTTGAAGATGCTGGGGTACTACAGCATGATTGGACTGCTGAGGGTGCATTGCCTGATAGGGGATTACCATACTGGGCTCAAGTGCTTGTTGCCTATAGATATTGGCCAGCAGGGTGTCTACACCAATGTGACTGGGAGCTACATTTCCACTATCTACTACTATGGTTTTGCTAACTTCATGATGCACAG GTATGCTGACGTGATACATCAATTCAACAAAATTCTGCTGTATATCCTGAAGTATAAGCAAAACCACGAGAAGTCTCCACAGTATGACCTTCTACTGAAGAAGAATGGGCAGATGTATGCACTATTGGCAATCTGCCTCTCACTGTGCCCACAGAACAATCTAATAGATGAAAATGTTGGCATTGAGCTGAAGGGGAAGTATGGTACCGAAATGGAAAAGATGCTTAGATGTGATGGTGTGGCATATCATGATGAACTCTTTTCCTTTGCCTGCCCCAAGTTCATTGCTGCATGGCCTCCAGTTTTAGAAGAGCCATTCACAGATTACAACCAG GATGTATATCGTCTTCAATTGAAGCTGTTTCTTGATGAAGTGAAGCAACATCAATTTCTTGGGGATATCAGAAGCTTCCTAAAAGTGTTTTCAGCGATAACCATCGGCAAACTTGCCCAGCACATGAAACTGAATGAGGACAGTCTAAG GACAATCCTTCTGGCGTACACACGCAAAACTCATGCCGTTGACAATTACGGAAAGATCACATCCAGTGCAGACTTTGACTTCTATATTGATGAG GAAATAATTCATGCTACTGAATCCAAGTCAAGCAAGCACCACCGTGATTACTTTTTGACGCACATTTCGAAG CTTGAGGAAGTGATTGGCGAGTTGGGTAAAGTACAGTTTAGCGGAGCCTGCGATTTCCCGAGTGAAGAAGCTTGA